In Thermococcus sp., one genomic interval encodes:
- a CDS encoding pantoate kinase has translation MLVRAFVPAHITAFFMPRFHENPDRAGSLGAGINLTKGTNVLVSIEENAMERHVHVAFNGEPVKREKAVISYSVAEGLIPEGFSGEVEIWQYFDFPNGHGFGNSAGGALGTALTLSYAFGGTLLSAARLAHRAEVAHGGGLGDVVGQLAGGIEVRVKAGGPGVGVVDNLFLEDYKVLVIPLGPIKTRDVLGGEVVERIEKEGRTALEKLMKEPRPERMMVLARRFAENSGLLDGELLELARSFDRVLSVPSSMIMLGRGLFALVKPTEEEKVLELARGLELPFDLTGIYDGRPKVGRW, from the coding sequence ATGCTGGTCAGGGCCTTTGTTCCAGCTCACATAACCGCCTTCTTCATGCCGAGATTTCATGAGAACCCGGATAGGGCCGGCTCCCTGGGCGCTGGAATTAACCTCACCAAAGGAACCAACGTCCTGGTTAGCATCGAGGAAAATGCGATGGAAAGGCACGTACACGTTGCGTTCAACGGCGAGCCTGTGAAAAGGGAGAAAGCCGTGATAAGCTACTCCGTGGCCGAGGGACTCATTCCAGAGGGGTTCAGCGGGGAAGTGGAGATCTGGCAGTACTTTGACTTCCCAAACGGGCACGGCTTCGGCAACAGTGCCGGGGGGGCCCTGGGAACGGCACTCACGCTGAGTTACGCCTTCGGGGGGACCCTTCTGAGCGCCGCACGACTGGCCCACAGGGCAGAGGTCGCCCACGGTGGGGGTCTGGGGGACGTTGTGGGACAGCTCGCTGGTGGGATTGAAGTCCGGGTCAAAGCTGGAGGTCCGGGCGTAGGGGTTGTGGACAATCTGTTCCTCGAGGACTACAAAGTTCTCGTTATTCCCCTGGGCCCCATAAAGACCAGAGACGTGCTCGGGGGGGAGGTGGTTGAAAGGATAGAAAAGGAAGGAAGAACCGCACTGGAAAAGCTCATGAAGGAACCGAGGCCCGAACGTATGATGGTACTCGCTAGGCGGTTCGCCGAGAACTCCGGTCTTCTGGACGGGGAGCTTCTGGAGCTCGCCAGAAGCTTTGATAGGGTACTGTCGGTCCCAAGCTCGATGATAATGCTCGGGAGGGGTCTCTTCGCCCTGGTGAAGCCGACGGAGGAGGAAAAGGTTTTGGAACTCGCAAGGGGGCTTGAACTCCCCTTCGACCTGACTGGAATCTACGATGGAAGGCCCAAGGTTGGGAGGTGGTAA
- the udg gene encoding type-4 uracil-DNA glycosylase: protein MSREELMVALEERIQNCQKCPLGRLRTNAVPGAGSYTAKIMFVGEAPGYWEDQKGLPFVGRAGRLLDELLKEIGLERRDVYITNIVKCRPPNNRDPTDDEIKACAPYLDRQIDIIRPRVIVPLGRHSMAYILRKFGFEPAPISKIHGKTLEARTLFGKFVIMPSYHPAAALYKPPLREELRKDFQKLKALLE from the coding sequence GTGTCCAGAGAAGAACTGATGGTGGCGCTGGAGGAGAGGATTCAAAACTGTCAGAAATGCCCGCTTGGGAGACTGAGGACCAACGCGGTTCCTGGTGCAGGAAGCTACACAGCGAAGATCATGTTCGTGGGAGAGGCCCCGGGGTACTGGGAGGACCAGAAGGGGTTACCCTTCGTTGGGAGGGCTGGAAGGCTCCTCGATGAGCTGTTGAAGGAGATCGGCCTTGAACGGAGGGATGTTTACATCACCAACATCGTCAAGTGTCGGCCCCCAAACAACCGCGACCCGACCGACGATGAGATAAAGGCCTGCGCACCCTACCTAGACAGACAGATAGACATCATTAGACCGAGGGTTATAGTCCCCCTGGGAAGGCACTCCATGGCGTACATCCTCCGGAAGTTCGGGTTCGAACCCGCACCGATAAGCAAGATCCACGGAAAAACCTTAGAGGCAAGAACCCTCTTTGGAAAGTTCGTCATAATGCCGAGCTATCATCCGGCGGCGGCCCTCTACAAACCGCCCCTCCGTGAGGAACTCCGGAAGGATTTTCAGAAACTCAAAGCTCTGCTGGAATGA